Proteins from one Armatimonadota bacterium genomic window:
- a CDS encoding family 10 glycosylhydrolase: MHTRLSAILLTFLTLLFLVTLATTALAQNTAPPEFRGLWVDTWGSPGPYDPDSVTTLVDTAAAANYNAIVLEVRKCGDAYYNSAYEPWARNIVVTDPPYDPLADCLEKAHAKGIEVHAWIIPYRVWNTAWPLPPENHVFRTHPEWLHKAANGTNLVGTYWELDPGVPGVQQYICDLLKDILSKYDVDGVNFDRIRYPESSYWPKGYTANPWGYNDITCERFRREYGSYPPTKTSDPLWATWCDFRRNQVTDLVRKCYAECVYIKPSIKMSADTIGWMGADPNVDFRATRAYTEVFQDHKRWMEEHILDMNILMNYKREHDSNQARDYRLWTSYLINNKFGRHVVDGVAAYLNSINGTISQIGYARTAGCEGVCTYSYRSTNKDNQPNSAFYQAIKDSVFALPAPLPDMPWKSNPTEGILFGQVTDSSMPNDPVYGNWICKAQVSISGPISKSMLTDGTGTFVFVDLPPGEYTVNVSSLGFKTATKTAVVTAGLATRLDFSLDLVDPVTLWEARELPDGTQIRVIGKSVTSPTGAIEGCIYIEEPNRTAGLKVKPLFWTSPVAEGDVVSYVGVLTTENGERVLDKARLLSKEAGTPLGALAVKIKDLDLKPITTGLLIQCTGKVVESGNGWFVINDGSSMVKVICPGKSIPTTVARVTGISGMDAGETAPVRVIRVRYQSDIQSSESLVSLTSPQEAIRKGFNLIGVPCAPENSAPDVVFAGLEIIDKLCSWNGDSWIPYNPWDDGKFGILRGEGYGLTSIKTEKISYVGFNNEGAADMRITLPKSGWNLISQPFTAPSRYQDMTITDGKQLLTIQEAVKAGWIMPLLFTWDNATQRLGHVWLKSNGKNQTELVMPWQGYWVRTHADDLALIIPKQTPQ, from the coding sequence ATGCACACACGACTGAGCGCAATTTTGCTTACCTTCCTCACCCTCTTATTTTTAGTTACGTTAGCTACTACTGCACTTGCGCAAAACACAGCACCGCCCGAATTCAGAGGCTTGTGGGTAGACACATGGGGCAGCCCCGGCCCATATGATCCAGATTCGGTAACGACTTTAGTAGACACAGCCGCCGCCGCAAATTATAACGCTATCGTCCTTGAAGTTAGAAAGTGTGGAGATGCCTACTACAACTCAGCCTACGAACCATGGGCACGCAATATTGTCGTAACCGATCCCCCATACGACCCTCTCGCAGACTGTCTAGAGAAAGCCCATGCGAAGGGAATCGAAGTTCATGCCTGGATAATACCATACCGCGTCTGGAACACCGCCTGGCCACTGCCTCCAGAAAACCATGTTTTCAGAACACATCCCGAATGGCTACATAAAGCCGCAAATGGAACTAACCTTGTTGGCACATATTGGGAGCTCGACCCTGGCGTGCCTGGTGTTCAGCAATATATCTGCGACCTCCTCAAGGACATACTTTCTAAGTACGACGTTGACGGCGTCAATTTTGACCGCATTCGCTATCCCGAAAGCTCTTACTGGCCAAAGGGTTACACCGCCAATCCATGGGGCTACAACGATATTACTTGCGAAAGGTTCAGACGTGAATACGGCTCATATCCACCAACAAAAACATCAGATCCTCTTTGGGCTACTTGGTGCGATTTCCGAAGAAACCAGGTTACCGACTTAGTGCGGAAGTGCTATGCCGAATGCGTCTATATAAAGCCATCTATTAAGATGTCAGCCGACACAATTGGATGGATGGGCGCTGACCCAAATGTTGACTTTAGGGCTACGCGCGCATACACCGAGGTTTTCCAAGACCACAAGCGATGGATGGAAGAACACATCCTCGATATGAATATCCTGATGAACTATAAACGCGAGCACGATAGCAATCAGGCTCGAGATTATCGGCTTTGGACTAGTTACTTAATTAACAATAAGTTTGGCCGCCATGTAGTAGATGGAGTGGCGGCATATCTTAATTCGATCAACGGAACGATAAGCCAAATTGGATACGCCAGAACTGCCGGATGTGAAGGCGTCTGCACATATAGCTATCGCTCTACAAACAAAGATAACCAACCGAATTCCGCCTTCTACCAAGCAATCAAGGATTCTGTGTTTGCACTTCCTGCACCACTTCCTGACATGCCTTGGAAAAGCAATCCAACTGAAGGTATTCTATTTGGTCAGGTTACCGATTCTTCAATGCCAAACGACCCAGTATATGGCAACTGGATTTGTAAGGCACAAGTATCCATCAGCGGACCAATTTCAAAAAGCATGCTCACCGATGGCACGGGTACCTTCGTCTTTGTAGACCTACCGCCAGGCGAGTACACTGTCAACGTCTCCTCGCTAGGGTTCAAAACAGCAACGAAAACAGCAGTCGTAACAGCTGGACTCGCTACCCGCCTCGACTTTAGCCTTGATTTGGTGGACCCAGTAACGCTTTGGGAAGCTCGCGAACTTCCCGACGGCACGCAAATCAGGGTAATCGGCAAGTCTGTCACCTCACCAACAGGTGCGATAGAGGGATGCATATACATCGAAGAACCTAACAGGACAGCCGGTCTCAAAGTCAAACCGCTTTTCTGGACAAGTCCTGTCGCTGAAGGAGACGTAGTAAGTTATGTTGGCGTTCTAACTACCGAAAATGGCGAGCGCGTGCTAGACAAAGCTCGATTGCTTAGCAAGGAGGCGGGAACACCGTTAGGAGCTTTAGCCGTAAAGATAAAGGACCTCGATCTCAAGCCAATTACTACAGGGCTACTCATCCAGTGCACTGGCAAGGTTGTCGAGTCTGGGAACGGTTGGTTTGTAATAAACGATGGATCTAGCATGGTAAAGGTTATTTGTCCAGGAAAGAGCATACCCACAACTGTAGCCCGCGTAACTGGCATCAGCGGCATGGACGCAGGTGAGACGGCGCCGGTCCGCGTAATCAGAGTCCGCTACCAGTCAGACATCCAGTCCAGCGAATCTTTGGTTAGCCTAACCTCGCCACAAGAAGCAATTAGAAAGGGCTTCAATCTAATCGGCGTACCCTGCGCACCCGAAAACTCCGCTCCCGATGTAGTGTTCGCCGGGCTTGAAATTATTGACAAGCTTTGCAGCTGGAATGGCGACTCTTGGATTCCGTACAATCCTTGGGATGACGGCAAATTCGGAATTCTTCGAGGCGAAGGTTACGGCTTAACTTCAATCAAAACAGAAAAAATAAGCTATGTCGGCTTCAACAACGAGGGTGCAGCAGACATGAGAATCACGTTGCCGAAGAGTGGATGGAATCTAATTTCTCAGCCATTCACTGCTCCATCTAGGTACCAAGATATGACAATAACCGATGGCAAACAGCTTCTAACAATCCAAGAGGCTGTCAAAGCCGGCTGGATTATGCCTTTGCTATTCACCTGGGACAATGCAACTCAAAGGCTGGGCCACGTGTGGCTAAAGTCAAATGGAAAGAACCAAACAGAACTCGTAATGCCATGGCAAGGATATTGGGTGCGAACACATGCGGACGACTTGGCACTCATTATCCCAAAACAAACGCCGCAATAA
- a CDS encoding alpha-L-arabinofuranosidase C-terminal domain-containing protein, translated as MRQTESKPIVEFKPGDKPQIEVFAGEKSKPISPYLFGKFTENLGNNIYHGFWAQILRNSGFEPSKYFSHHGEKGLERKLAHSGISEVWPDLLESHKAGVACFWARWGTGNVSYSLSTDRINSETSQRIEIRSLSTPQVGILQPIYLPIHRTCEYEFTVWAKGTIKELHAIIRTLDGKDLGGAKFSVNPSWQKCKGKLTIRRNGVERGQPLLLTIGAKEKGEIFLDQCFLFPTDNVEGFDPDILHFLKESKLTMLRFPGGNFVSGYHWQDGVGPLDERPMRVNPAWDQEEPNHVGTDEHLALCRLLGCEPLICINAGNGTPEEAAQWVEYCNGGLDTELGKLRAKNGHPEPYGVKYWEIGNELYGSWQIGNCTPEEYAERYRRFYEAMYAVDSNIKFIANGQDLNWNKPIIEKNADILRSLSTHQLRGAGIPAETDPEIAYKAFMAFPFWFEAHLHEMARQMAEGGIRVPTIALTELQIHTHKPQLPNNQTLSEALLYAGMVNAAIRSQGIVEIITHSALVNHGGGLRKQREFVYPNPVYWAHRMYASQSGRTPVKIHITGPKFSVAELADLPAWNDAPWLDAIALLDETGKEMNILVSNRHPKDPLTVDIALHDFQAEGEAFVETLTGDDFMAMNTFDEPEAVKPIHSTTGTHSTGFTRTFPPNSLVRLRLKKS; from the coding sequence TTGAGGCAAACTGAATCTAAGCCAATAGTAGAGTTCAAGCCCGGCGACAAGCCACAAATTGAGGTATTTGCAGGCGAAAAATCCAAGCCGATATCCCCATACCTTTTCGGAAAGTTTACCGAGAACCTTGGTAACAATATATACCATGGCTTCTGGGCGCAGATTCTGCGAAACAGCGGCTTCGAACCATCAAAGTATTTCAGCCACCACGGCGAGAAGGGCCTTGAGCGGAAGTTAGCTCACTCCGGAATCTCCGAAGTCTGGCCTGACCTCCTTGAGAGTCATAAGGCAGGCGTTGCTTGCTTCTGGGCACGCTGGGGCACAGGGAACGTTTCGTACTCACTCTCTACCGATAGAATTAACTCGGAAACATCCCAAAGAATTGAAATTCGGTCGCTAAGCACGCCACAAGTTGGCATTCTCCAACCAATCTATCTGCCAATCCACCGCACCTGCGAATACGAATTTACTGTATGGGCAAAAGGAACGATAAAGGAACTCCACGCCATTATCCGAACGCTCGACGGTAAGGACCTCGGCGGAGCAAAGTTTTCAGTAAATCCAAGTTGGCAAAAGTGCAAAGGCAAGTTAACCATTAGACGCAATGGCGTCGAGCGTGGGCAGCCGTTACTTCTCACCATCGGAGCTAAAGAAAAGGGAGAAATCTTCCTTGACCAGTGCTTCCTATTCCCAACGGACAATGTGGAAGGTTTTGACCCCGACATACTTCATTTTTTAAAAGAATCAAAACTGACAATGCTTCGCTTCCCAGGTGGGAATTTTGTCTCAGGCTACCATTGGCAGGATGGAGTAGGCCCGCTTGATGAACGCCCAATGCGGGTGAACCCCGCGTGGGACCAGGAAGAGCCAAATCATGTTGGAACGGATGAACACCTTGCGCTGTGCCGACTGCTAGGTTGTGAGCCCCTGATTTGCATAAATGCAGGAAACGGCACACCTGAGGAGGCAGCGCAGTGGGTTGAATATTGCAACGGCGGACTGGACACCGAACTTGGCAAACTTCGCGCAAAAAATGGGCATCCCGAACCCTATGGCGTCAAATACTGGGAGATTGGCAACGAACTTTACGGCAGCTGGCAAATCGGCAACTGCACACCCGAGGAATATGCCGAACGATACCGCCGATTCTACGAAGCCATGTACGCTGTTGATTCCAACATTAAGTTCATTGCAAACGGCCAGGACCTAAACTGGAACAAACCCATCATCGAGAAGAACGCCGACATTCTGCGCTCGCTTTCCACACACCAGCTCCGGGGCGCTGGAATTCCTGCGGAAACCGACCCGGAAATTGCCTATAAGGCTTTCATGGCATTCCCATTCTGGTTCGAGGCCCATCTTCACGAAATGGCACGCCAAATGGCTGAAGGTGGAATCAGAGTTCCAACGATTGCACTTACTGAGCTACAAATACACACCCACAAGCCACAACTGCCAAATAACCAAACCCTCTCAGAAGCACTACTTTATGCTGGAATGGTAAACGCAGCAATTAGAAGCCAAGGGATAGTGGAGATTATAACCCACTCAGCCCTTGTTAACCACGGCGGCGGCCTGCGGAAACAACGCGAGTTCGTATACCCAAACCCAGTTTACTGGGCGCACAGGATGTATGCATCTCAATCCGGGCGAACCCCTGTTAAAATCCACATTACAGGTCCCAAATTCTCAGTTGCAGAGCTTGCCGACTTGCCCGCATGGAATGACGCACCCTGGCTAGACGCCATTGCTCTACTCGATGAAACAGGTAAGGAAATGAATATTCTCGTATCCAATCGGCATCCAAAAGACCCACTCACAGTTGATATTGCACTTCATGATTTCCAAGCCGAAGGCGAAGCCTTTGTAGAAACGCTTACAGGCGACGACTTCATGGCTATGAATACATTCGATGAACCGGAAGCCGTTAAGCCAATTCACTCGACCACGGGAACACACTCAACGGGCTTTACTCGCACATTCCCACCAAATTCTCTCGTCAGGTTAAGACTTAAGAAATCCTAG
- a CDS encoding sigma-70 family RNA polymerase sigma factor translates to MERVKSIDSSVVRTHKDAKALRQDEYAIIERCKQGDISAFDELIRRYEKQIYNFAFRLCGNYDDANDVISEAFIKVFNAIQSFRGDANFSTWLFRIVTNVYLDERKRSKGHLNIPLDEYIELEESTVTRQIEDPSPGPIEVLEAKERSDVLQEAINSLPDYQRVMVVLFHTQGKSYEEIAEIIGLPIGTVKSRLNRARLALKDKLQAVRELFES, encoded by the coding sequence TTGGAAAGGGTTAAAAGCATTGATAGCAGCGTGGTTCGCACGCATAAGGATGCTAAAGCATTGCGCCAAGACGAGTACGCCATAATCGAACGTTGCAAACAAGGCGATATCTCGGCATTCGACGAGCTAATCCGTCGATACGAGAAGCAAATCTATAATTTTGCTTTCCGCCTTTGCGGCAACTATGATGACGCAAACGACGTAATATCCGAGGCATTTATCAAAGTATTCAACGCCATTCAAAGTTTCCGAGGAGATGCTAACTTCTCTACCTGGTTGTTTAGAATCGTCACCAATGTTTATCTAGACGAACGCAAGCGTTCAAAAGGCCATCTAAACATTCCTCTTGACGAATATATCGAGCTTGAAGAAAGCACAGTAACGCGCCAAATTGAGGACCCTTCACCTGGGCCAATCGAGGTACTTGAAGCAAAAGAGCGCTCTGATGTGCTACAGGAAGCAATCAATAGCCTGCCCGACTACCAAAGGGTAATGGTAGTTCTCTTCCACACACAGGGTAAATCATACGAGGAGATAGCAGAGATAATCGGTCTACCCATCGGAACCGTCAAATCGAGGCTCAATCGAGCGCGACTGGCTCTCAAGGACAAACTGCAAGCAGTCAGGGAACTTTTTGAGTCTTGA
- a CDS encoding Na+:solute symporter has translation MLKRLNPIDIGIIIAYLAIVIALGIWMKKKASKNIGSYFLGERQLPWWALAMSGSSSYFDITGTMWIVSLFVTIGLKGMWVQWIWGFIIPVFYMAYMGKWIRRSGVMTGSEWMETRFGSGKAGEAARASYTLYAVLTITAFLAYGATGMGKFGSVYLPFSEHTCAALIIGITGIYVIVGGFHGVVMVEIFQTIVLSIGAIVIAYLGFAHVSPQALSAKVPSEWGSLLPNRWDFAYITDPAYKLFGALLIIWVMKGLLLSLSGPEQLYDFQRFLAAKNPKEASKLGALWGIIHTVRWPMAMGLAILGIVGLAEIGDPEKVLPSVIQNMLPVGLRGFAIAALLSGFLATFNSTVNGGASYIVKDIYHKYINPNASQRKLIYASYVSSALLIALGIAIGFAAKSINQMFTWIMGTLGAGVLMPNVLRWYWWRMNGWGYAAGAVSGMVLSLIQAFVPKFAAMPLYLTFPAIVFLVLGITIAVTLLTKPTDEKTLRKFYTEVRPAGWWGAVAKDLALDGRLRRPFSQDFANVLIGIPWLIAMWMCPIYLVLHRFTEALIAGGIVVMTSLILWQTWYRRLEED, from the coding sequence ATGCTCAAGCGCTTGAATCCCATTGACATCGGAATAATCATCGCATATCTCGCCATCGTAATCGCTCTAGGAATTTGGATGAAGAAGAAGGCGTCGAAAAACATTGGCAGCTACTTTCTTGGCGAAAGGCAACTTCCCTGGTGGGCGCTAGCAATGTCTGGCAGCTCGTCTTATTTTGACATAACCGGCACAATGTGGATTGTTAGCTTGTTCGTTACAATCGGGCTGAAAGGCATGTGGGTGCAATGGATTTGGGGATTCATAATTCCTGTCTTTTATATGGCATATATGGGCAAGTGGATTCGGCGCTCAGGCGTAATGACGGGGTCTGAATGGATGGAAACCCGATTCGGAAGCGGCAAGGCAGGTGAGGCCGCACGAGCTTCTTATACACTCTACGCCGTCCTAACCATTACTGCATTTCTGGCATATGGCGCAACCGGAATGGGGAAATTTGGCTCGGTCTATCTCCCATTTAGTGAACATACCTGCGCAGCTCTGATTATTGGAATTACCGGCATTTACGTAATCGTTGGCGGATTCCATGGCGTTGTAATGGTCGAGATATTCCAAACCATCGTTTTAAGCATCGGAGCAATTGTTATCGCATATTTGGGATTTGCTCATGTCTCGCCGCAAGCGCTTTCGGCTAAAGTGCCTTCCGAATGGGGCAGCCTCCTCCCAAACAGGTGGGACTTCGCATACATTACCGACCCTGCCTACAAACTCTTCGGGGCGCTTTTAATCATCTGGGTGATGAAAGGCCTTCTCCTCTCGCTCTCCGGGCCTGAACAACTCTATGATTTTCAACGCTTTTTGGCAGCGAAAAACCCAAAGGAAGCATCGAAGCTTGGTGCGCTTTGGGGAATCATACATACAGTCCGCTGGCCCATGGCAATGGGGTTAGCAATACTCGGCATAGTTGGACTGGCAGAAATTGGAGACCCCGAGAAAGTACTCCCTTCGGTCATCCAAAACATGCTACCTGTTGGGCTTAGGGGATTCGCCATCGCCGCCCTGCTTTCGGGCTTTCTGGCAACGTTTAACTCAACAGTTAACGGCGGGGCCAGCTATATCGTGAAAGATATTTACCACAAATACATCAATCCGAATGCCTCACAGCGCAAACTAATCTATGCAAGTTATGTATCATCAGCCCTCCTCATTGCCCTAGGAATAGCTATCGGCTTTGCCGCAAAGTCTATTAATCAAATGTTCACATGGATTATGGGAACCCTCGGCGCCGGAGTACTAATGCCGAATGTTCTGCGCTGGTATTGGTGGCGGATGAACGGCTGGGGATACGCAGCAGGCGCAGTCTCCGGGATGGTGCTTTCGCTAATCCAAGCGTTTGTGCCGAAATTCGCCGCTATGCCGCTTTATCTAACCTTCCCTGCCATTGTTTTCTTGGTGCTCGGCATAACCATCGCCGTAACCCTTCTTACTAAGCCAACCGATGAAAAGACTCTGCGAAAGTTCTATACAGAAGTGCGCCCTGCAGGATGGTGGGGAGCCGTGGCAAAAGACCTGGCTTTAGACGGTAGACTCCGAAGACCATTTAGCCAAGATTTTGCAAACGTTTTGATTGGCATCCCTTGGCTAATTGCGATGTGGATGTGCCCTATCTACCTTGTCCTGCATCGCTTTACCGAGGCACTAATCGCCGGAGGAATTGTCGTAATGACATCGCTTATTCTCTGGCAGACATGGTATCGGAGGCTGGAAGAGGATTAA